The Parachlamydia acanthamoebae genome has a window encoding:
- a CDS encoding Hsp70 family protein, producing the protein MRYIIGIDLGTTNSCVSYIDTHHPKLAVETLRVPQLSAAGFVEAHAILPSFCYLSLPHEWPAGSFDLPWKKENSFAVGRFAQVQGEKTPNRSVQSAKSWLCHSAASRRDKILPFETSDGIEKISPVTASSRYLQHIREAWNFLIGKGNPEDEFEAQEIILTVPASFDEVARSLTVEAAKQAGFVSMTLLEEPQAAFYCWISAHEKKWLEIFKEGDCILVCDVGGGTTDFSLIEVISRDGQLAFQRMAVGDHLLLGGDNMDVTLAYYLENKLGSELTPLQRLQLNYQARHAKEQLLDAAADEEASYQCVLQGTGSKVIQGSHHIQVTKKEVQKLFLEGFFHLYPWGEATQLKRGTSFRTMGLPYESEPSITKHLALFLQKASHICKEMRPPNFVLVNGGTMKPALFQQALMDSLATWFPDQTAQLLTSPSLDLAVSRGAAYYGKVRRGLGVKISGGAPRGYYLGIETKTADQASAFKALCLLPRGSEEGATFEPKEIFGLLPNKPVSFQLYSSEVRLGDQQGELIDIDPKELHPLPPIHTILRFGKGSDEQKIPVHLYIALTAIGTLELSLKSQKTAHEWALEFQVRSAAGQEDSLLGIQAARSDEVFDQAFLKKGSDLLVELFTAPNQAPKEIMEKLENAIEKPRGEWSPSVLRNLWATLIAQAPQRKRTEELEKRWWNLAGYFLRPGFGFPLDDFRIKDLWKIVLEDFKRNKDDDVQIQMWICYRRIAGGLNKGQQVQLANELLASFWNKRSNTFEIKGRKFLYQYAEKIRAIASFELLDLSLKIKLGEALLKRIVAGEGEAYDYWALGRIGARHLFYGSSANVVPRDVCTSWLKTLLGLNQKDLRPYIFAILQLARKTNHPELNLVNEMVQQVESILDHELHAAELKKLLQNEGQASQEDRDRIFGEQLPHGLTMNLS; encoded by the coding sequence ATGCGTTATATTATTGGCATCGATTTAGGCACAACGAATAGCTGTGTCTCTTATATTGATACACATCATCCCAAACTGGCTGTGGAGACTTTGCGTGTCCCTCAGTTAAGCGCCGCTGGATTTGTAGAAGCACATGCCATCCTACCTTCATTTTGTTATCTCAGCTTGCCACACGAATGGCCAGCTGGGAGTTTTGATCTTCCTTGGAAAAAAGAAAATTCTTTTGCTGTTGGCCGATTCGCCCAAGTTCAAGGTGAAAAAACACCCAACCGTAGTGTTCAATCTGCTAAAAGCTGGCTTTGCCACTCTGCCGCAAGTCGACGAGATAAAATCCTTCCTTTTGAAACTTCCGATGGTATTGAAAAAATCAGTCCTGTTACAGCTTCTTCTCGCTATCTTCAACACATTCGAGAAGCGTGGAATTTTCTGATTGGAAAAGGAAATCCTGAAGATGAATTTGAAGCCCAAGAGATCATTTTAACGGTTCCTGCATCTTTTGACGAGGTGGCCCGTTCGTTAACAGTGGAAGCTGCTAAGCAAGCAGGTTTTGTTTCAATGACTCTTTTGGAAGAACCTCAGGCGGCATTTTATTGTTGGATTTCGGCCCATGAAAAAAAATGGTTGGAGATTTTCAAAGAAGGTGATTGCATCCTTGTTTGCGACGTAGGTGGGGGAACAACCGACTTTAGCTTGATTGAAGTGATCTCGCGTGATGGCCAGCTCGCTTTTCAGCGGATGGCTGTTGGTGATCATCTGCTATTGGGTGGGGACAACATGGATGTCACCTTAGCTTATTATTTGGAGAACAAGCTTGGATCTGAACTCACTCCATTGCAACGTTTACAGCTGAACTACCAAGCACGCCATGCCAAGGAACAGCTACTCGATGCAGCAGCAGATGAAGAAGCTAGTTATCAATGTGTGTTGCAAGGGACAGGATCCAAAGTGATTCAAGGAAGCCATCACATCCAAGTGACGAAGAAAGAAGTGCAAAAACTTTTTCTCGAGGGATTTTTTCATCTATATCCTTGGGGAGAAGCAACCCAGCTTAAACGAGGGACGTCGTTTCGAACCATGGGGCTCCCTTATGAGTCTGAGCCATCTATCACCAAGCATCTTGCCCTCTTTCTACAGAAAGCTTCACACATTTGCAAAGAAATGCGTCCTCCTAATTTTGTTTTAGTCAATGGGGGCACAATGAAGCCAGCCCTTTTCCAGCAGGCATTGATGGATTCTCTGGCTACTTGGTTTCCCGATCAAACTGCGCAGCTTCTTACTTCTCCTTCTTTAGATTTAGCCGTTTCGCGTGGGGCAGCCTATTATGGTAAAGTTCGTCGAGGTCTAGGGGTTAAAATTTCTGGAGGCGCACCACGTGGATATTATTTAGGCATTGAAACCAAAACGGCCGATCAAGCTTCTGCGTTCAAGGCTCTCTGTTTACTGCCAAGAGGATCGGAAGAAGGGGCCACTTTTGAGCCAAAAGAAATCTTTGGTTTGCTGCCGAATAAACCCGTTTCCTTTCAATTGTATAGCAGTGAAGTTCGACTTGGAGACCAGCAAGGAGAGCTTATCGATATAGATCCTAAAGAGCTTCATCCTCTTCCTCCCATCCATACAATTCTCCGTTTTGGCAAGGGTAGTGATGAGCAAAAAATCCCCGTGCATTTATACATTGCTCTAACGGCGATTGGAACATTAGAGCTTTCCCTAAAATCGCAAAAAACGGCACATGAGTGGGCTTTAGAATTTCAAGTACGTTCGGCAGCTGGGCAAGAGGATAGTTTACTTGGAATACAAGCTGCTCGATCGGATGAAGTTTTCGACCAAGCGTTTCTTAAAAAAGGGAGCGATTTGCTTGTTGAGCTGTTTACGGCTCCTAACCAGGCTCCAAAAGAGATCATGGAGAAACTGGAAAACGCGATTGAAAAGCCTCGAGGAGAGTGGTCTCCGAGTGTTTTAAGAAATTTGTGGGCAACTTTAATTGCACAAGCCCCTCAACGCAAACGGACGGAAGAATTAGAAAAGCGCTGGTGGAACTTGGCGGGTTATTTTCTACGGCCAGGTTTTGGCTTTCCGTTAGATGATTTTCGGATCAAAGATTTATGGAAAATTGTCCTAGAAGATTTTAAACGCAATAAGGATGATGACGTTCAAATTCAGATGTGGATTTGTTATCGACGCATCGCAGGTGGATTAAATAAAGGGCAGCAGGTGCAATTAGCGAATGAGCTTTTAGCGTCTTTTTGGAATAAACGCTCGAATACTTTTGAAATCAAAGGAAGAAAATTTCTCTATCAGTACGCCGAAAAAATTCGAGCAATTGCCTCTTTTGAATTACTTGATCTCTCCTTAAAAATTAAGTTGGGAGAAGCCTTATTGAAACGGATTGTTGCCGGAGAAGGAGAGGCTTACGACTACTGGGCTTTAGGGAGAATAGGAGCTCGACACTTATTTTATGGTTCAAGTGCTAATGTGGTGCCGCGTGATGTTTGCACCAGCTGGCTCAAGACGTTACTTGGGTTGAACCAAAAAGATTTACGACCTTATATCTTTGCTATTTTGCAACTGGCGCGTAAGACAAACCATCCTGAATTGAATCTTGTCAATGAAATGGTTCAACAAGTAGAGAGTATTTTAGATCACGAATTGCATGCGGCTGAATTAAAAAAGCTTTTGCAAAATGAAGGGCAAGCTAGCCAAGAAGACCGTGATAGAATCTTTGGTGAACAGCTTCCTCACGGTCTTACAATGAATCTTTCTTAG
- a CDS encoding DedA family protein, with amino-acid sequence MEEVVQYACAHADSAHWIIFLLLILAGFNVPISEDLCLLTAGTLASTCIPEHTKRLFIWVYMGCWLSASIAYWIGRLLGPKLYDIRWFNRILTPQRIARLHHYYEKFGIFTFIVGRFIPGGARNALFMTAGLGKMHYLKFLLRDGFACLISSSVLFYLGYTFGENYALLIHTFKTYNFIFIGILAALLVLFLLILWIKKRRETPII; translated from the coding sequence ATGGAAGAAGTCGTTCAGTATGCCTGTGCTCATGCAGATTCTGCTCACTGGATCATCTTTTTGCTCTTAATTCTGGCTGGCTTTAATGTACCGATCAGTGAAGACCTCTGTCTTTTAACTGCAGGCACACTAGCCAGCACATGCATTCCTGAGCACACGAAACGTTTATTTATCTGGGTGTACATGGGATGCTGGCTCTCTGCCTCCATCGCCTACTGGATTGGCAGACTGTTAGGTCCGAAGCTCTACGACATCCGTTGGTTCAACCGGATTCTCACTCCACAGCGCATCGCCAGACTGCATCATTACTATGAAAAGTTTGGCATTTTTACATTCATTGTTGGCCGTTTCATTCCTGGAGGGGCTCGCAATGCCCTCTTCATGACTGCTGGACTTGGCAAAATGCATTACCTCAAATTCTTGCTTCGGGACGGCTTTGCTTGCTTAATTTCAAGTTCTGTTCTGTTTTATCTAGGCTACACTTTCGGCGAAAACTATGCCTTGCTCATCCACACCTTTAAAACTTATAATTTTATTTTTATCGGTATTCTCGCAGCCCTTCTTGTTCTCTTTCTCCTGATCCTTTGGATTAAAAAAAGACGAGAAACTCCTATCATTTAG
- the gltX gene encoding glutamate--tRNA ligase — MSVRVRIAPSPTGDPHVGTAYMALFNMIFARHHKGKFILRIEDTDQSRSRPEYEQNIYKALKWSQIEWDEGPDIGGNYGPYRQSERLPMYKEECEHLLARDGAYKCFCTAEELSEMRELLAKSGGRQGYDRRCRNLSSEEITEKEAAGLPYVVRLKVPLKGECVYEDAIKGRVVFPWADVDDQVLMKSDGFPTYHLANVVDDHLMEITHVIRGDEWMSSTPKHVLLYELFGWKAPVFMHMPLLLGRDGKKLSKRKNPTSIFFYRDSGYLPEAFVNFLSLMGYSMPGDREIYSFEDVVNEFDYKRIGVSGAVFDIQKLDWINQQYLIKNIPEDKLLDRLKEWNFSDEFMRKLMPLCHSRIKTFGEFMELCDFFFINHLRYTPELFAVKGHTPEQACFILQSMIWSMDELEDWGNTGANQASRKAAEVFGVNHKKVVMPLLFASIMGKNQGPPLFDSVGILGKDLTRARLLNAIEFLGGISNKKMAILKKGWDAKNCANLMQNETV, encoded by the coding sequence ATGTCAGTACGCGTCCGCATCGCGCCCTCCCCGACAGGCGATCCTCACGTCGGGACAGCTTATATGGCTCTCTTTAACATGATTTTTGCTCGTCATCATAAAGGGAAGTTCATTTTACGAATCGAAGACACCGACCAAAGTCGCAGCCGCCCAGAGTATGAACAAAACATCTACAAGGCGTTGAAGTGGAGCCAAATTGAATGGGATGAAGGCCCAGATATTGGTGGCAACTACGGCCCCTACAGACAATCTGAACGACTTCCTATGTATAAAGAAGAATGTGAGCATCTCCTCGCAAGAGATGGTGCCTACAAATGCTTTTGCACAGCTGAAGAACTCTCCGAGATGCGTGAACTTCTCGCTAAATCGGGCGGGAGACAAGGATACGATCGACGTTGCCGAAATTTAAGTTCGGAAGAAATTACAGAAAAAGAAGCAGCTGGCCTCCCTTATGTAGTGCGTTTAAAAGTTCCCCTAAAGGGAGAATGTGTCTATGAAGATGCTATTAAAGGACGCGTGGTATTTCCTTGGGCGGATGTAGATGATCAGGTGTTGATGAAGTCCGATGGCTTCCCTACCTACCATTTGGCTAACGTGGTGGATGACCATTTAATGGAAATCACCCATGTGATCCGCGGCGATGAATGGATGAGCTCTACACCTAAACACGTTTTGCTCTATGAACTGTTTGGTTGGAAAGCTCCTGTTTTCATGCATATGCCCCTCTTATTGGGCCGAGATGGCAAAAAGCTTTCTAAACGCAAAAATCCGACCTCTATTTTCTTTTATCGAGATAGTGGATATCTCCCCGAAGCATTTGTAAACTTCCTCTCACTCATGGGCTATAGTATGCCGGGAGATCGGGAAATTTACTCGTTCGAAGATGTGGTCAATGAATTCGATTACAAGCGAATCGGGGTTTCTGGGGCGGTCTTTGACATTCAAAAACTCGATTGGATCAACCAGCAATACCTCATCAAAAATATTCCAGAAGATAAGCTTTTAGATCGGCTTAAAGAGTGGAATTTTAGTGATGAATTTATGCGTAAACTCATGCCTTTGTGCCATTCTCGAATCAAAACCTTCGGGGAATTCATGGAGTTATGCGATTTCTTTTTCATTAATCACCTGCGCTATACGCCGGAATTATTTGCAGTCAAAGGCCATACGCCCGAACAAGCATGCTTTATCCTGCAATCGATGATTTGGAGTATGGATGAACTGGAAGATTGGGGCAATACAGGTGCCAACCAGGCCTCCCGCAAAGCTGCAGAAGTGTTTGGCGTTAACCACAAAAAAGTGGTTATGCCTCTGCTATTCGCAAGTATCATGGGGAAAAATCAAGGGCCTCCTCTCTTTGACTCTGTCGGCATTTTAGGAAAAGATCTGACACGCGCCCGTCTTTTGAATGCCATTGAATTCCTTGGTGGAATTTCCAACAAAAAAATGGCGATTCTTAAAAAAGGATGGGATGCAAAAAATTGTGCGAATCTCATGCAAAACGAAACTGTGTAA
- a CDS encoding heavy metal translocating P-type ATPase, with translation MFQDKKFVWLLITCGLVGILEFLALANIHLPAEIKIPFLLAVILGIGYQTLWHGFKALITFDFKNINTLMLIAVAGAFYLGKYEEAAVVIVLYTLAEKLEDMGIEKSQSALGALIEKMPKFAILKQGNQQVPIEQVKVGETVLIKPSDMIPLDGKIVAGSSYVDESSITGEPIPQDKFPGDQVFAGTLNKQGFLEVEVTKTTEDTTFAKIKELTFQATKVKANTQKFIETFSQYYTPAVILMAFFLVFIPTAFYNEPFDVWLLRGLALIVIACPCALVISTPVSIYSAIGNASAQGALIKGGRFLEAIGRIKAIALDKTRTLTYGQPMVSDIIPFGNHTKEHLLECAAGIEIFSEHPLAQSIVNAAKDGKLTPHEVENFQSVVGKGAKADCLICDDKHHCIGKLPFILEEHAVPQEVVDEVENLQKQGKTSIVIATHQGVEGVIGLTDQLRPESKALIEGLKQLNIMPVMLTGDHPSPAKVIAEEVGISEVKAGLLPEGKASAIRDLVHKYDTVAMVGDGVNDAPALALANVGISIGSLGSDTALEAASIVILNERLDIIPYLVKLGRRTIRTIQFNTTLAILIKLIFIGLALFGMSNLALAIFADVGVTLIVILISLRLSK, from the coding sequence ATGTTTCAAGATAAAAAATTTGTTTGGCTGCTGATCACGTGCGGCCTAGTCGGAATTCTTGAATTCCTAGCTTTAGCAAATATCCATTTACCCGCCGAAATTAAAATTCCTTTTTTGCTAGCAGTCATCCTGGGCATTGGCTATCAAACGCTTTGGCATGGGTTTAAAGCTCTTATCACCTTCGATTTTAAAAATATCAACACACTCATGCTCATTGCGGTCGCGGGGGCCTTTTATTTGGGTAAGTACGAGGAAGCAGCGGTTGTGATTGTCCTTTATACGTTGGCAGAAAAATTAGAGGATATGGGGATCGAAAAAAGCCAGTCGGCTTTAGGTGCATTAATCGAAAAAATGCCTAAATTTGCTATCCTCAAGCAAGGCAATCAACAAGTCCCCATCGAGCAAGTTAAAGTAGGGGAAACGGTTCTTATAAAACCTTCTGATATGATTCCTCTGGATGGCAAAATTGTGGCCGGCAGTTCCTATGTAGATGAATCGTCCATCACGGGAGAGCCAATTCCTCAAGACAAATTTCCTGGCGATCAAGTGTTTGCCGGCACATTAAACAAACAAGGTTTCTTAGAGGTTGAAGTTACAAAGACAACCGAAGACACAACTTTTGCCAAAATCAAAGAGCTCACCTTTCAAGCCACAAAAGTTAAAGCCAATACTCAAAAATTTATCGAAACATTTTCTCAGTATTACACCCCAGCTGTCATTTTAATGGCTTTCTTTTTAGTCTTTATCCCCACCGCATTTTACAATGAACCTTTCGATGTTTGGCTCTTACGTGGACTGGCCCTCATCGTCATTGCTTGCCCCTGCGCCTTGGTCATCTCCACACCCGTTTCAATTTATTCGGCCATTGGCAATGCTTCTGCACAAGGAGCCCTGATCAAAGGGGGAAGATTCCTCGAAGCTATCGGACGAATCAAAGCCATTGCCCTGGATAAAACACGCACCCTCACCTACGGGCAGCCAATGGTTAGCGATATTATTCCATTTGGCAACCACACTAAAGAACACCTATTAGAATGCGCCGCTGGCATAGAAATCTTTTCTGAGCATCCATTAGCACAAAGCATTGTCAATGCAGCCAAAGATGGCAAATTAACGCCACATGAAGTGGAAAATTTTCAAAGCGTGGTGGGTAAAGGTGCAAAAGCGGACTGCTTGATTTGCGATGATAAACATCACTGCATTGGAAAATTGCCCTTTATATTAGAAGAGCATGCCGTTCCTCAAGAAGTCGTGGATGAAGTGGAAAACTTGCAAAAGCAGGGTAAAACCTCGATCGTGATTGCAACACATCAAGGTGTGGAAGGTGTTATAGGCTTGACAGATCAACTAAGACCTGAAAGCAAGGCACTTATTGAAGGACTTAAGCAATTGAATATTATGCCCGTGATGTTGACAGGTGACCATCCCTCTCCAGCCAAGGTGATTGCAGAGGAAGTTGGTATTTCAGAAGTCAAGGCAGGTTTATTGCCTGAAGGCAAAGCCTCAGCAATACGCGATTTGGTTCATAAATACGACACCGTTGCCATGGTGGGAGATGGGGTAAATGACGCACCTGCTTTGGCTCTGGCAAACGTGGGGATTTCCATTGGCTCACTCGGTAGCGATACCGCTCTCGAAGCCGCATCCATCGTGATTTTAAATGAGCGTTTAGATATTATCCCCTATCTCGTTAAACTGGGACGTAGAACCATTCGGACCATCCAGTTTAACACAACACTAGCTATTTTAATTAAACTCATTTTTATTGGATTAGCTCTTTTTGGCATGAGTAATCTGGCATTAGCCATTTTTGCTGACGTGGGGGTCACACTGATTGTCATATTAATCAGTTTACGTCTTTCAAAATAG
- a CDS encoding CDP-alcohol phosphatidyltransferase family protein produces MFTLPNLISLTRLPLALVFLQENTFYRIAALILAMLSDALDGYYARRYDLSSRIGTLLDPLMDKLFVIFIISVLVQENAPVTTWELVAFFCRDLAVITYTCYLIVTNRLSQHRVRSIWSGKISTFLQFLVLIALSLQIPVPPVTFTLFLFLGILALLELYFYVPAPS; encoded by the coding sequence ATGTTCACCCTTCCAAATCTTATCTCGCTAACCCGACTTCCGTTAGCTCTGGTGTTTTTGCAGGAAAATACCTTTTATCGCATTGCTGCCTTGATTTTAGCCATGTTGAGTGATGCTTTGGATGGATATTATGCGCGCCGCTATGATCTTTCTAGCCGTATTGGAACACTGCTAGATCCTTTGATGGATAAACTTTTTGTGATCTTTATTATTAGCGTGCTTGTGCAGGAAAATGCCCCAGTGACAACTTGGGAACTCGTCGCATTCTTTTGCCGAGATTTGGCCGTTATCACCTATACATGTTACCTGATTGTAACAAATCGGCTTAGCCAACATCGCGTTAGATCCATTTGGAGCGGGAAAATTTCAACTTTCCTACAATTTCTTGTCCTGATTGCCCTATCTTTACAGATCCCCGTTCCTCCCGTGACCTTCACGCTTTTTCTATTCTTAGGAATCTTAGCTCTCTTGGAACTCTATTTTTACGTTCCCGCTCCCTCCTAA
- the ald gene encoding alanine dehydrogenase, whose protein sequence is MIIGVPKEVKNHEYRVGLTPANVKRLKDCGHTILVQEGAGEQVGFSNSDYEAAGAQIVPTAAKVFQSELVIKVKEPQDSEFALMHEGQTLFCYLHLAPDPVQTRQLIERKVIAIAYETITDSHGRLPLLVPMSEIAGRIAIQVGAVALQLNNGGKGVLLGGVPGVAPAHVVVLGGGVVGTEAARMAMGLGAQVTIIDRDLNRLRQLDALFGPRLVTLYSTPTAIAESLAKADLAIGAVLIPGKKAPRLVSKEMVANMSAGSVIVDVAIDQGGCFETAVPTTHANPTYVIDGVVHYCVTNMPGACAATSTRALTNATMEYTLELANKGIKTALLENAYLRQGVNLYQGNVTYQPVAQDLGYEYCPLEACLN, encoded by the coding sequence ATGATTATTGGAGTGCCAAAAGAAGTAAAAAATCACGAATATCGCGTAGGATTGACTCCTGCTAACGTAAAAAGATTAAAAGATTGTGGACACACAATTTTAGTCCAAGAGGGTGCAGGAGAGCAAGTCGGTTTTAGTAATAGTGATTACGAGGCTGCAGGAGCACAAATTGTTCCAACAGCTGCTAAAGTATTTCAAAGCGAACTTGTGATTAAAGTTAAAGAACCCCAAGATTCTGAATTCGCTCTCATGCATGAAGGACAAACTCTTTTTTGCTATCTACACTTGGCTCCAGACCCCGTACAAACACGTCAACTTATCGAAAGAAAAGTGATTGCAATTGCTTACGAAACCATCACAGATTCGCATGGTCGTCTTCCTTTATTAGTTCCCATGAGTGAAATTGCAGGTAGAATTGCGATTCAAGTGGGCGCTGTCGCATTGCAGCTGAATAATGGTGGGAAAGGAGTCCTTTTAGGTGGTGTTCCTGGTGTCGCTCCTGCACATGTAGTCGTGCTAGGTGGTGGCGTTGTGGGAACTGAAGCGGCCCGCATGGCGATGGGATTGGGTGCTCAAGTGACAATTATCGATAGAGATTTGAATCGCTTAAGACAGCTTGATGCCCTTTTTGGTCCGCGCTTAGTGACGCTGTATTCTACGCCAACAGCGATTGCTGAAAGTTTGGCTAAAGCAGATTTAGCGATTGGAGCCGTTCTGATTCCAGGCAAAAAAGCGCCTCGTCTCGTTTCGAAAGAAATGGTAGCGAATATGTCTGCAGGTTCTGTGATCGTGGATGTTGCGATTGACCAGGGCGGGTGTTTTGAAACAGCAGTTCCGACGACGCATGCAAATCCGACATATGTCATTGATGGAGTGGTGCACTACTGTGTGACAAATATGCCAGGAGCCTGTGCTGCGACATCGACGCGTGCATTGACAAATGCGACAATGGAATACACGCTTGAATTGGCGAATAAAGGAATCAAAACAGCTTTGTTAGAAAATGCTTATTTAAGACAGGGTGTAAATCTATATCAAGGCAATGTGACTTATCAACCGGTTGCGCAAGATCTCGGGTATGAATATTGTCCTCTTGAAGCCTGTTTAAATTAA